A single genomic interval of Carassius auratus strain Wakin chromosome 30, ASM336829v1, whole genome shotgun sequence harbors:
- the ssna1 gene encoding microtubule nucleation factor SSNA1 — translation MTQQGAALQTYNNELVKCIEELCSKREDLNRLIQQEEAEKSRLQHDIRVLTEKLSRVNESLARRLAARADFDRTIAETEAAYMKILESSQTLLSVLKKETGNLTKATEPRSSKDH, via the exons ATGACCCAGCAAGGAGCAGCGCTGCAAACCTACAACAATGAGCTTGTCAAGT GCATAGAGGAACTGTGCTCTAAAAGAGAAGATTTAAACCGGCTGATCCAGCAGGAGGAAGCAGAGAAAAGTCGTCTGCAGCATGATATCCGTGTGCTGACAGAAAAGCTGAGTCGTGTGAACGAGAGCCTGGCACGCCGCCTTGCTGCCCGCGCTGACTTTGACCGCACCATCGCGGAGACCGAGGCAGCATACATGAAG aTTCTTGAAAGCTCTCAGACACTTTTGAGTGTTTTAAAGAAGGAAACAGGGAATCTGACCAAAGCCACTGAACCAAGAAGCAGCAAAGATCATTGA
- the LOC113049853 gene encoding anaphase-promoting complex subunit 2-like: protein MNEAQSMPQGLSAAWDTVTSALVSPVPPNASTDKVLSEALALLGVHGLGQYVEGWLLETLQVRLTTSVAPDFWTGLKQPEGESQERDRAKALIEAFQNLLQELQPFLDGLERLGSWQDEGRGGLSGPGACGLTERAFSVIRAILLFSPPPVLQERVLEFYSRTFSVHMSQAGEAVEAEEGHDEGGLCPGCAVLPHLCWCQEALEQLQGLSHILSTLQLLERVSSEAVTSILHQLIEKRMEQRCRGEYESSFLTDFNDWLGQVLGWLSRVFASKVQEVGSDATPTEGTGGQPTNALLQRWHCHMQQFFCRIYVNMRIEELFSIIRDFPESIPAIEDLKFCLERTNQRQQLLASLKSAFETRLLHPGVHTSDIITVYISAIKALRELDPSMVILQVACQPIRRYLRTREDTVRQIVGSLTGDAEGCTDLANELSRADPVTLETQDSEDEGSDPEDWTPDPTDALTDKTGSKRRSSDIISLLVSIYGSKEIFINEYKTVLADRLLHQLNYSTAKEIRNVELLKLRFGESHMHYCEVMLKDVADSRRINANIREEESRLPIEEQSTLPLSSMIISSEFWPQLKEEKMELPAVVSQAMEDYTHRFEKLKAMRTLRWKPHLGSVTLDVELEDRTITNLTVTPIHAAIILHFQDKGTWTLEELSSVLGVPQEMVRRKLALWQQQGVLREEGGGRYTVQETSSCRERSDRSVMLIDSDEEGDSNTATQSEQKEEKLQLFWAYIQAMLTNLESMTLERIHSMLRMFVAAGSGVTEMDVNDLQAFLQKKVRAHQLIVSTGVYRLPKTTQ from the exons ATGAACGAAGCCCAGTCGATGCCGCAGGGTCTTTCTGCAGCCTGGGACACAGTGACATCTGCACTG GTGTCTCCTGTGCCACCAAATGCTTCTACTGATAAGGTTCTCTCTGAAGCCTTGGCCCTGCTGGGTGTACATGGACTGGGTCAGTATGTGGAAGGTTGGCTGCTTGAGACTCTGCAGGTGCGTTTGACTACTTCTGTTGCACCAGACTTCTGGACGGGGCTCAAGCAGCCAGAGGGGGAGTCACAGGAGAGAGACAGGGCAAAGGCTTTAATAGAAGCCTTTCAAAACCTTCTCCAAGAGCTGCAACCTTTCCTTG ATGGTCTTGAGAGACTGGGCTCATGGCAGGATGAGGGTCGTGGAGGTCTGTCTGGTCCAGGGGCCTGTGGTCTGACAGAGAGAGCTTTCTCTGTCATTCGTGCCATTCTTCTGTTCTCTCCTCCACCTGTGCTGCAAGAGCGTGTGTTAGAGTTTTACAGCCGCACATTCTCCGTACACATGAGTCAGGCCGGGGAAGCAGTGGAGGCTGAGGAGGGCCATGATGAAGGTGGTTTGTGCCCAGGCTGTGCCGTCCTCCCTCACCTGTGTTGGTGTCAGGAAGCTCTAGAGCAGCTTCAAGGGCTCAGCCACATACT CTCCACACTACAGCTGTTGGAGCGTGTGAGCTCAGAGGCCGTGACCAGCATCTTGCAccagctgatagagaagaggatGGAGCAGCGCTGCAGGGGAGAATACGAAAGCTCTTTTCTCACAGACTTCAATGAT TGGTTGGGGCAGGTTTTGGGATGGCTGAGTAGGGTGTTTGCCAGTAAGGTGCAAGAGGTAGGCAGTGATGCCACACCTACAGAAGGCACAGGGGGTCAGCCAACCAATGCTCTCCTCCAGCGCTGGCACTGTCACATGCAGCAGTTCTTCTGCCGTATCTATGTAAACATGAGAATCGAGGAGCTCTTCAGTATCATACGAG ATTTTCCAGAGTCTATTCCTGCTATTGAGGATCTTAAGTTCTGTCTTGAACGGACCAATCAGAGACAGCAGCTTCTTGCCTCCCTTAAATCAGCCTTTGAAACACGACTTCTGCATCCTG GAGTGCACACATCTGACATTATCACTGTATACATCTCTGCCATCAAAGCTCTAAGAGAGCTGGACCCCTCTATGGTGATATTGCAAGTGGCCTGCCAACCCATTCGCAGATATCTCAG AACGCGTGAGGACACTGTGCGTCAAATAGTGGGCAGTCTGACGGGTGATGCAGAGGGTTGTACTGATCTAGCCAATGAGCTCTCACGAGCTGACCCTGTTACCCTGGAAACACAGGATAGTGAAGATGAGGGGAGTGATCCAGAAGACTGGACCCCAGATCCAACTGATGCTCTCACAG ATAAAACTGGCTCTAAACGGCGCTCTTCTGACATCATCAGTCTGCTGGTCAGCATTTATGGAAGTAAAGAGATCTTCATTAATGAGTATAAGACTGTACTGGCTGACCGACTTCTGCACCAGCTCAACTACAGCACAGCCAA AGAGATTCGCAATGTAGAGCTGCTGAAACTGAGGTTTGGCGAGTCCCACATGCATTACTGTGAGGTGATGTTAAAG GATGTAGCAGACTCTCGGCGGATCAACGCTAATATTCGTGAGGAAGAGAGTCGTCTTCCTATAGAGGAACAGTCTACATTACCGCTGTCTTCCATGATCATCTCATCTGAGTTCTGGCCCCAGCTGAAGGAGGAGAAGATGGAACTGCCTGCGGTCGTCTCTCAAGCCATGGAGGACTACACACACCGCTTTGAAAAACTCAAG GCCATGAGGACTCTGAGGTGGAAGCCTCATCTGGGTTCTGTTACACTGGATGTGGAGCTGGAGGACAGAACCATCACAAACCTCACAGTGACTCCCATTCATGCTGCAATCATTTTACACTTCCAGGACAAAG GCACATGGACATTGGAGGAGCTGAGTAGTGTCCTAGGTGTGCCACAAGAGATGGTGCGCAGGAAGTTGGCACTGTGGCAGCAGCAGGGTGTGCTGCGGGAGGAAGGCGGAGGTCGATATACTGTGCAGGAAACAAGCTCTTGCAGAGAGAGATCCGACAGAAGTGTGATGCTCATTGACAGTGATGAGGAGGGAGACTCCAACACCGCAACACAGTCCGAGCAGAAAGAAGAGAAACTGCAG CTGTTCTGGGCCTACATTCAGGCCATGTTGACTAACCTGGAGAGCATGACTTTGGAGAGGATCCACTCCATGCTGCGAATGTTTGTAGCCGCCGGATCTGGGGTCACTGAGATGGATGTGAATGACCTGCAGGCTTTCCTACAGAAGAAAGTCAGGGCACACCAGCTTATAGTGTCCACTGGTGTCTACAGGCTGCCCAAGACCACCCAGTAG